In Patescibacteria group bacterium, one DNA window encodes the following:
- a CDS encoding VTT domain-containing protein, whose translation MDLVAFIESIGYLGIAAVVFSESGLFLGAFFPGDSLLFTAGFLASQHVFDIRILIPLMFLAAVLGDSFGYAFGRRLGPKIFSREDSLLFHRDHLERSKRFYERHGGKTIILARFMPIVRTFAPILAGVGRMRYGQFLFFNVIGALIWAVGISYLGFVLGDTVPGVDKYLIPIILLIILTSVAPTMVSILRNPSHRRAMIDAVKKILKVSPKKIPLNQHYRNTSLEGFANVIPLGSSAAETGQEFERRFGSKEWYVRALPLRLKTTFRLGGPADFFLTPRTAEDTQSVVKTCHELKIPLFVLGGGSNVLFSDAGWRGVVLQPSNNTITFSNREIDAADVIENPTSQSEGSAIGQTLRSSLEHGPRVAGSSERGGAQSRAGGADACLPMPSPNDARWEMSSHDRPSPPQKPATPDGLPVVEVKAGAGTSLQQLIATAHQERLVGLESFFGIPARVGGALRNNVHGGPDNFDRYVKEVTLLHIHTGEITTWPHDRFAFSYDHNILQQTREWLVWDVTLMLSRADEPLWQKIDVYYKAWQSYKNTTQTAAGTAGCVFKNIPSQDAAEHHIPVSAGANIDRLFGLGTALRTAHISTFHGNFLQSPGNKEQGTSEDMLSLINFIREETAKKTGIALETEIEFVGF comes from the coding sequence ATGGATTTAGTAGCCTTCATCGAATCTATAGGTTACCTCGGTATTGCCGCCGTGGTATTTTCAGAATCAGGCCTCTTTTTGGGCGCTTTTTTCCCCGGCGACAGCCTGCTCTTTACCGCAGGATTTTTGGCATCACAACATGTGTTCGACATCCGCATTCTCATTCCGCTTATGTTTCTCGCGGCGGTGCTTGGCGACAGTTTCGGCTATGCTTTCGGCCGCAGGTTGGGGCCGAAAATTTTTTCACGCGAGGATTCGCTCCTTTTCCACCGGGACCATCTTGAGCGCTCGAAACGCTTTTATGAACGCCATGGCGGCAAAACCATCATCCTTGCCCGTTTTATGCCTATTGTGCGCACCTTTGCGCCAATACTCGCGGGGGTGGGCAGGATGCGGTACGGGCAATTTCTGTTCTTCAATGTGATTGGCGCGCTTATCTGGGCAGTGGGCATCTCATATTTGGGATTCGTCCTCGGCGATACCGTGCCCGGGGTGGACAAATATCTCATCCCCATTATTCTCCTTATCATCCTTACTTCAGTCGCCCCCACTATGGTAAGCATATTGCGCAATCCTTCCCATCGCCGCGCAATGATTGATGCGGTAAAAAAAATACTTAAAGTTTCCCCTAAAAAAATACCCCTCAACCAGCATTATCGTAATACTTCCCTTGAAGGGTTCGCCAATGTCATACCCTTAGGTTCCTCTGCCGCGGAAACAGGGCAGGAATTTGAGCGCCGTTTCGGATCAAAGGAATGGTACGTTCGCGCGCTCCCTCTTCGCCTCAAAACCACCTTTCGCTTAGGAGGTCCGGCTGATTTCTTCTTAACTCCCCGGACCGCGGAAGACACGCAAAGTGTCGTTAAAACCTGCCACGAACTCAAAATTCCCCTGTTTGTCCTTGGCGGCGGCAGCAATGTGCTCTTTTCCGATGCGGGATGGAGAGGGGTAGTGCTACAACCAAGCAATAATACAATTACTTTTTCAAATCGAGAAATTGACGCGGCGGATGTCATAGAAAATCCAACTTCCCAAAGTGAGGGTTCGGCAATTGGTCAGACCCTCCGGAGCTCGCTCGAGCACGGTCCCCGCGTAGCGGGGTCGAGCGAGCGAGGCGGAGCGCAGTCCCGCGCTGGCGGGGCTGACGCGTGTCTTCCAATGCCGAGCCCGAACGACGCACGGTGGGAGATGAGCAGTCACGATCGTCCCTCTCCTCCGCAAAAACCCGCCACACCCGATGGACTGCCCGTGGTCGAGGTGAAGGCAGGTGCCGGTACCTCACTGCAACAGCTTATCGCAACCGCCCACCAGGAAAGGCTGGTCGGGCTAGAGTCTTTCTTCGGCATTCCCGCCCGCGTCGGGGGAGCTTTGCGCAACAACGTCCACGGTGGCCCTGATAATTTTGACCGCTATGTAAAAGAAGTGACGCTCCTCCATATCCACACGGGTGAAATCACGACCTGGCCGCATGACCGTTTCGCATTTAGCTATGACCATAATATTTTACAGCAAACAAGAGAATGGCTCGTTTGGGATGTGACCCTTATGCTTTCGCGCGCAGATGAGCCGCTCTGGCAAAAAATTGACGTCTATTATAAGGCGTGGCAATCGTATAAAAATACCACCCAGACTGCCGCAGGCACTGCAGGCTGTGTCTTCAAAAACATACCCTCTCAAGATGCGGCAGAACACCACATACCTGTCTCCGCAGGCGCCAATATTGACCGGCTCTTCGGGCTTGGTACAGCGCTCCGCACCGCGCACATTTCTACATTCCACGGCAACTTCTTACAATCCCCAGGTAATAAAGAACAAGGAACTTCCGAAGACATGCTTTCTCTTATCAATTTCATCCGCGAGGAAACCGCAAAAAAAACCGGCATTGCACTGGAGACTGAAATAGAATTCGTGGGATTTTAA
- the aroC gene encoding chorismate synthase produces the protein MPGNSFGQLFRITTFGESHGGGVGVVIDGCPPGLVLSEADIQTELDRRKPGQSKITTPRKEEDVITIYSGVFEGKTTGTPIMMMARNTDMRPEDYQVLKDVYRPSHADFTYEAKYGLRNWAGSGRASARETLARVAAGAVAMKYLREKLGIEILSYVEQVGDIKAEVDIDTVTLAAIESNIVRCPDKEVAKRMIALIEEVRSEKDSLGGVIRGIIRNVPAGLGEPVFDKLSADLGKAMLSINAVKGFEFGSGFGGVGMRGSEHNDQFYTNEKGNVCTRTNNSGGTQGGISNGMPIHFRVAIKPVATIGRKQSTVNKVHETIELEAAGRHDPCVLPRAVPIVDAMSALVIMDHYLRHKAQNS, from the coding sequence ATGCCTGGTAATAGTTTTGGACAATTATTTCGCATTACTACCTTCGGCGAGTCGCACGGGGGCGGGGTGGGCGTGGTCATTGATGGCTGCCCGCCCGGACTTGTGTTGTCAGAAGCAGACATTCAGACGGAACTTGACCGCAGGAAACCGGGGCAAAGCAAGATAACCACGCCCCGCAAGGAAGAGGATGTCATTACTATCTACTCCGGCGTATTTGAAGGCAAGACCACGGGCACGCCCATCATGATGATGGCGCGCAATACTGATATGCGACCGGAAGATTATCAGGTCCTCAAGGACGTGTATCGCCCCTCGCACGCTGATTTTACGTATGAGGCCAAGTATGGACTTCGCAATTGGGCGGGATCCGGGAGGGCATCCGCGCGCGAAACGCTTGCCCGCGTGGCCGCGGGGGCGGTGGCGATGAAATATTTAAGAGAAAAATTAGGGATAGAAATTTTAAGTTACGTCGAACAGGTTGGAGATATAAAAGCTGAAGTTGATATTGATACGGTCACCTTGGCGGCAATAGAATCAAATATCGTGCGTTGCCCTGATAAGGAAGTGGCGAAAAGAATGATTGCACTCATCGAAGAGGTAAGGAGCGAGAAAGACTCTCTCGGCGGCGTGATCCGCGGTATTATCCGCAATGTGCCTGCGGGTTTAGGGGAGCCTGTGTTTGATAAGCTCTCGGCAGATTTAGGCAAAGCAATGCTCTCTATCAATGCGGTGAAGGGGTTTGAATTCGGTTCCGGGTTTGGCGGGGTTGGCATGCGGGGCAGTGAACATAACGATCAGTTTTATACTAATGAGAAGGGTAACGTGTGCACGCGTACCAATAATTCCGGCGGCACGCAGGGTGGCATTTCCAATGGCATGCCGATCCATTTTCGTGTCGCGATCAAGCCGGTCGCCACGATTGGCAGAAAGCAGAGCACAGTAAACAAAGTTCACGAAACAATTGAACTTGAGGCGGCGGGGCGCCATGATCCTTGCGTCCTTCCCCGCGCCGTACCCATCGTGGATGCGATGAGCGCGCTTGTGATTATGGATCATTATCTGCGGCATAAAGCACAAAATAGCTGA
- a CDS encoding cold shock domain-containing protein, with the protein MTEGQGGEQHDEVYTPPTLTGVVRKKVPERGFGFIKAGDGNDYFFHFTDLTNGTHFEDLSEGAQLDFEVKREPEFGKAGAAQNVRYHPMNADVRRRNADLRSQ; encoded by the coding sequence GTGACTGAAGGCCAGGGAGGCGAGCAGCATGACGAAGTCTATACCCCGCCTACCCTCACGGGCGTGGTGAGGAAGAAGGTGCCGGAGAGGGGATTCGGATTTATCAAGGCAGGAGATGGCAATGATTACTTTTTCCATTTTACCGACCTCACCAACGGCACTCACTTTGAGGACTTGAGCGAAGGCGCGCAGCTTGATTTTGAGGTAAAGCGCGAACCCGAGTTCGGCAAAGCAGGCGCCGCGCAAAATGTGCGATATCACCCCATGAACGCTGACGTACGCAGACGCAACGCTGACTTGCGCTCACAATAA
- a CDS encoding DUF378 domain-containing protein has product MKKLHCVTYILIVVGGLNWLLIALFKWDIGQIFGGQEAVISRIIYLLVGVSAILELATHKTMCKQCETTPAPAQPEPPKATM; this is encoded by the coding sequence ATGAAAAAATTACACTGTGTTACGTACATTCTTATCGTCGTGGGCGGTTTGAACTGGCTCTTAATCGCACTTTTTAAATGGGACATCGGCCAAATCTTCGGCGGGCAAGAAGCAGTTATTTCTCGGATCATCTATCTCTTGGTGGGTGTGTCTGCGATCCTAGAATTGGCTACGCATAAAACGATGTGCAAGCAATGCGAAACAACGCCGGCTCCCGCGCAGCCAGAGCCGCCGAAAGCAACAATGTAA
- a CDS encoding leucine-rich repeat domain-containing protein, producing MSNTINNQPASPQDTNPPGGGGANVGTIPKSARLDLSNKNLDKVPMDTFDRSYLEELDVSGNNLTGALPAEIRKLQNLKILNARNNKMTGVPAEIGQLSKLEILDLSNNQLTGLPYELGNLKNLKTFNLSGNNYSTLDLDRIRKDLPQTEFIL from the coding sequence GTGAGCAATACCATAAATAATCAGCCTGCTAGTCCACAAGATACAAATCCTCCTGGGGGAGGTGGTGCAAATGTAGGCACTATCCCTAAATCAGCGCGGCTTGATTTAAGCAATAAGAATTTGGATAAAGTCCCGATGGATACCTTTGACCGGAGTTATCTGGAAGAACTTGATGTATCCGGCAATAATTTGACAGGGGCATTGCCAGCAGAAATAAGGAAATTGCAAAATTTAAAAATATTAAACGCGCGCAATAACAAAATGACTGGAGTGCCTGCGGAAATTGGCCAATTGAGCAAGCTGGAAATACTTGACCTCTCGAATAATCAATTGACTGGTCTGCCATATGAGCTAGGGAATTTGAAAAATCTCAAGACCTTCAATCTGTCAGGGAATAATTATTCCACCCTCGACCTTGACCGCATTCGCAAAGATCTTCCACAAACGGAATTTATACTTTAA
- the ppcA gene encoding phosphoenolpyruvate carboxylase — protein sequence MRKIPATMATQHPDNARAPYWERDGDGFVNSLEEVEESMSCYRDLGTEEFMWDWEGKHADEAVIDKFFYGYRDYFKRRQVGKDVFLTFRLPNIWHEKGYGLLRSLLVILTSEDFARDLKFHYPPLFEVILPLTERAEQLIYIERSFQKLARFKSQAFDHFSYRNNERLQVIPLLEGIEHQIGVRKLLRDYVRMHAKYFRSRPHYLRVFLARSDPALVSGLPATMIANKIALSEMRAFAADTDIPIFPIIGVGSLVFRGGLSPQSYKNFLREYAGVKTVTIQSAFRYDYPLPQVKKAIAYLNTHLSAGRARIIPLGEKNVLHKLAKMFEISYQSTLAGILRDVEPIFAAVPARRERRLHIGFLSYQRNMGALTLPRAINFTAAFYSLGIPPEFIGTGQALAQCTDKEHKLMERYYINFKNNLIEAGRYLNKENVKLLAKHNRKWNRVLEDIAQIEKVFGVSLGPKTLSNKKHYLLSKKLLSLRHNPKKATTLITSSGILRKSLG from the coding sequence ATGCGCAAAATCCCCGCCACCATGGCAACCCAACACCCCGACAACGCCCGCGCGCCCTATTGGGAGCGCGACGGCGACGGGTTTGTAAACTCTTTGGAAGAAGTAGAAGAGAGTATGTCGTGCTACCGCGACCTTGGCACAGAGGAATTCATGTGGGATTGGGAAGGCAAGCACGCGGACGAGGCGGTCATTGATAAATTTTTTTACGGGTACCGCGATTACTTCAAGCGCCGGCAAGTTGGCAAAGACGTGTTCCTCACCTTCCGCCTCCCGAACATCTGGCACGAAAAAGGATATGGCCTTCTGCGCTCGCTGCTGGTAATCCTCACCAGCGAAGACTTTGCCAGGGATCTGAAATTCCATTACCCTCCCCTGTTTGAAGTCATACTTCCGCTTACTGAACGGGCGGAACAACTGATTTATATCGAACGGTCATTCCAGAAACTGGCGCGCTTCAAATCGCAGGCGTTCGACCATTTCTCCTACCGCAATAATGAGCGTCTGCAAGTCATTCCGCTCCTGGAGGGCATTGAACATCAAATAGGCGTGAGGAAACTGCTGCGAGACTACGTGAGGATGCATGCCAAATACTTCCGCTCCCGTCCCCACTATCTGCGGGTTTTCCTTGCTCGCTCCGACCCGGCGCTGGTTTCCGGCCTTCCTGCCACCATGATCGCCAATAAAATCGCGCTGTCGGAAATGCGCGCCTTTGCCGCAGATACCGACATTCCCATATTCCCCATCATTGGCGTAGGAAGCCTAGTATTCCGCGGCGGGCTGTCTCCGCAATCTTATAAAAACTTTTTACGGGAATATGCAGGCGTGAAAACAGTCACCATCCAATCAGCATTCCGCTACGATTATCCTCTGCCGCAAGTAAAAAAGGCGATTGCATATCTGAATACCCACCTTTCCGCCGGGCGCGCACGCATCATACCCTTAGGAGAAAAAAATGTGCTCCACAAGCTCGCGAAAATGTTTGAAATCTCATACCAGTCAACGCTCGCGGGAATTCTTCGCGATGTGGAACCTATATTTGCCGCGGTGCCGGCGCGCCGCGAACGCCGCCTCCATATTGGCTTCCTTTCCTACCAGCGCAATATGGGCGCGCTCACCCTCCCGCGCGCCATCAACTTCACTGCGGCATTCTACTCGCTGGGTATTCCCCCTGAATTCATCGGCACAGGTCAGGCGCTCGCGCAATGCACAGATAAAGAGCACAAACTTATGGAGCGCTATTATATAAATTTTAAGAATAACCTTATCGAAGCAGGAAGGTATCTTAATAAAGAAAATGTAAAACTGCTTGCTAAGCATAACCGCAAATGGAATAGGGTGCTGGAGGATATCGCGCAGATAGAGAAGGTTTTCGGCGTGAGCCTCGGCCCAAAGACCTTAAGCAACAAAAAACACTACCTGCTCTCCAAGAAACTCCTTTCATTAAGGCATAATCCCAAAAAAGCCACTACCCTCATCACCTCATCCGGGATATTGAGAAAGAGTTTGGGATAA
- the polA gene encoding DNA polymerase I produces MTAQKFIIIDGNALLHRAFHALPPLTTKEGKLVNAVYGFALTFLKVLKDLKPAYLAVAFDTKAPTFRDEMYAAYKAQRITQPQELYDQIPLIKEMIRAFNLPVVELDGYEADDVIGTLAHQTTNKLANRQTEKLDAIIVTGDLDALQLVNDRTKVYTFRKGFTDTMIYDAAAVKERFGLSPEQMIDYKALRGDPSDNIPGVRGIGEKTATELLVRYKTLDRVYQTVESEKTNDIKPGVLEKLKQGKKDALLSKKLATIVQDAPLTFHLEDARIGSCDTQALVNLFRQWGFQSLVGKIPASMGETKQEQTLEEKTPAEHRTQGAIFETRVIPRREWKGVRYTLIDDPKKFAQFISDLDKQKSFVIDTETTGINPFKASMIGMSFCWKEGEAYYIDATYRNFDIAKLKPILEDPRIMKWGHNVKFDLEALRTHGINARGFTFDTMVASYLLNPGSRQHNLETVVFTEFGYQMQPIEELIGKGRTQITMDKVPVVEVANYSCEDADFTLRLVAPYRERLEERENLKLLDEIEMPLIPVLADMEEAGVKIDVEVLEEQSKEVHKALKKLETQIYKNAGQEFNINSPQQLKKILFEKLSLSTIGLGKTKTGISTAAGELEKLKGKHPIIELMMEYRELFKLRSTYLEALPAQVDSTSGRIHTDFNQTVAATGRLSSSNPNLQNIPIRTAQGRMIRKAFVAERGFRLISADYSQIELRIAASITGDAAMTTSFHRNEDIHRRTASNVLGVPYDSVTPEQRREAKTINFGILYGLGARGLAEGSGLNLDEAKDFIERYFRVHKGIKTYVDRTIADAREKGYVETLFGRRRYLPEITAQHQGLRAAAERMAINHPIQGTAADLMKKAMILVDARIKNELRLTDVPPSARPARILLQVHDELVLEVKNELVDQVSAWIKDEMESVAKLKVPIEVHVGMGKNWDECK; encoded by the coding sequence ATGACAGCACAAAAATTCATCATTATAGATGGAAACGCCCTCCTCCACCGCGCGTTCCATGCCCTCCCCCCCTTAACCACCAAAGAAGGCAAGCTGGTAAACGCGGTCTATGGCTTCGCACTAACCTTCTTAAAAGTGCTGAAAGATTTAAAACCTGCCTACCTTGCCGTGGCGTTCGATACGAAAGCGCCCACGTTCCGCGATGAGATGTATGCGGCGTACAAAGCGCAGCGCATCACACAGCCCCAGGAGCTCTATGACCAAATCCCGCTTATCAAAGAAATGATCCGCGCGTTCAATCTCCCCGTGGTGGAATTGGACGGATACGAGGCGGATGACGTCATCGGCACGCTTGCCCATCAAACCACTAATAAACTGGCAAACCGACAAACTGAAAAACTTGATGCAATTATCGTCACCGGTGACTTGGATGCGCTGCAGCTCGTCAATGACCGCACAAAAGTCTATACCTTCCGCAAAGGATTTACCGATACGATGATATACGACGCGGCTGCGGTGAAAGAACGCTTCGGGCTTTCCCCCGAGCAAATGATAGATTACAAAGCTCTGCGCGGCGATCCTTCTGATAATATCCCGGGAGTAAGGGGTATTGGAGAAAAAACCGCCACAGAACTCTTAGTGCGCTATAAAACCCTTGACCGTGTGTATCAGACAGTAGAATCTGAAAAAACAAATGACATTAAGCCCGGGGTGCTTGAAAAATTAAAACAGGGGAAGAAAGACGCGCTCCTCTCCAAAAAACTTGCCACCATCGTCCAGGATGCGCCGCTTACCTTTCATCTTGAGGATGCGCGTATAGGCAGCTGCGATACGCAGGCGCTCGTCAATCTTTTCCGGCAATGGGGATTCCAATCATTGGTCGGGAAAATCCCCGCTTCTATGGGTGAGACGAAACAAGAGCAAACCCTTGAAGAGAAAACACCCGCAGAACACCGCACGCAAGGCGCCATTTTTGAAACTCGTGTCATCCCACGCCGTGAATGGAAAGGGGTTCGCTATACGCTCATAGACGATCCAAAGAAATTCGCACAATTTATTTCTGACCTTGATAAACAAAAATCTTTTGTCATTGATACGGAAACCACAGGTATAAACCCTTTTAAGGCAAGCATGATAGGCATGAGTTTCTGCTGGAAAGAAGGAGAAGCGTACTACATTGACGCGACATATCGAAATTTCGACATAGCGAAATTAAAGCCGATCCTCGAGGATCCCCGCATCATGAAGTGGGGACACAACGTGAAATTTGACCTCGAAGCTCTGCGCACACACGGCATCAATGCGAGAGGATTCACCTTTGACACCATGGTCGCATCATACCTTTTGAATCCCGGTTCGCGCCAGCATAATCTCGAGACAGTGGTATTCACTGAATTCGGCTACCAAATGCAGCCTATCGAGGAATTAATCGGCAAGGGGCGTACGCAAATCACCATGGATAAAGTGCCTGTTGTAGAGGTGGCAAATTATTCATGCGAAGACGCTGACTTCACTCTTCGCCTGGTGGCGCCATACAGAGAACGCCTTGAAGAACGGGAAAACTTGAAACTCCTCGATGAGATCGAAATGCCCCTCATCCCCGTCCTTGCCGACATGGAGGAAGCGGGGGTAAAAATTGACGTGGAAGTGCTGGAGGAGCAATCAAAAGAAGTGCATAAAGCGCTTAAAAAATTAGAAACGCAAATTTACAAAAATGCGGGACAAGAATTCAACATAAACTCCCCCCAGCAGCTCAAGAAAATCCTTTTTGAAAAGCTTTCGCTCTCGACCATAGGTTTGGGGAAGACCAAAACCGGCATTTCCACAGCCGCGGGCGAGCTTGAAAAGCTTAAGGGCAAACACCCGATTATAGAGCTGATGATGGAGTACCGTGAACTGTTTAAACTGCGCTCCACCTACCTTGAGGCGCTCCCCGCGCAAGTTGACTCTACAAGCGGCAGAATCCATACCGACTTTAACCAAACCGTGGCAGCGACCGGCCGCCTCTCATCGTCCAATCCCAACCTGCAAAATATACCCATCCGGACCGCGCAGGGACGCATGATCCGCAAGGCATTTGTGGCCGAACGCGGCTTTAGGCTCATCTCGGCTGACTATTCCCAGATTGAATTGCGCATTGCCGCGTCGATCACGGGGGATGCGGCCATGACGACTTCGTTTCACCGCAATGAGGACATCCATCGCCGAACCGCCTCGAACGTCCTTGGCGTCCCTTACGACTCGGTTACTCCTGAACAGCGCCGTGAAGCCAAAACCATCAATTTCGGCATTCTCTACGGCTTAGGAGCGCGAGGTCTTGCGGAAGGATCGGGCCTCAATCTTGACGAGGCAAAAGATTTCATAGAGCGCTATTTCCGTGTGCACAAAGGAATCAAAACGTATGTGGACCGCACCATTGCGGACGCGCGCGAAAAAGGATATGTGGAAACGCTCTTCGGGCGCCGGCGGTATCTCCCCGAAATTACCGCCCAGCACCAGGGTTTGAGAGCCGCCGCCGAGCGCATGGCAATCAACCACCCGATCCAAGGGACCGCGGCAGACCTCATGAAAAAAGCGATGATCCTTGTTGACGCGCGCATTAAAAATGAATTACGATTGACTGACGTGCCGCCCTCCGCGCGCCCTGCGCGGATACTCCTGCAGGTGCACGACGAATTGGTCTTAGAGGTAAAAAATGAACTTGTTGATCAGGTATCGGCGTGGATTAAAGATGAAATGGAATCAGTCGCCAAACTCAAAGTGCCGATTGAAGTGCATGTGGGAATGGGTAAAAATTGGGATGAATGCAAATGA
- a CDS encoding YgcG family protein, producing the protein MMALIALPLNFVHAVTYPTPAGFVTDTAQLLSADERTALETTLSTFKQQTGNEIAVVTIPSLEGESIEDYTVKLFERWGIGQKEKDNGILILVAKEDRAVRIEVGYGLEGALNDAKAGRIIRDIMAPAFQEGKYAGGLQGAIEAITGEIKGEPTQVDTTPSAGNKINGQFIYVLIIFSIYLSSFLARSKRWWPGGVIGGIGGAILGGMLGSILIGAAALGLFGIGLDFILSKNYQNRAKKGLSTTWWRSGGGFFGGGFGGGGGGFGGFGGGMSGGGGASGRW; encoded by the coding sequence ATGATGGCTCTTATTGCATTACCACTTAATTTTGTTCATGCGGTCACCTATCCTACTCCCGCCGGCTTCGTGACTGATACCGCGCAACTACTTTCTGCAGATGAACGGACGGCGCTCGAAACGACACTTTCCACGTTTAAACAGCAGACTGGCAATGAAATCGCCGTCGTTACTATTCCCTCCCTCGAAGGAGAGTCGATAGAAGACTATACAGTGAAATTATTTGAACGCTGGGGCATAGGGCAAAAAGAAAAAGATAACGGTATTCTCATCTTAGTGGCGAAGGAAGACCGCGCGGTCAGAATAGAGGTAGGCTACGGACTTGAAGGCGCTCTCAATGACGCAAAAGCAGGAAGGATTATACGCGACATTATGGCGCCTGCGTTTCAAGAAGGGAAATATGCTGGAGGGCTGCAAGGCGCAATTGAAGCCATCACCGGAGAAATTAAAGGAGAACCGACGCAAGTGGATACCACACCGTCAGCGGGTAATAAAATAAACGGGCAGTTCATCTACGTGCTTATTATATTTTCTATTTACCTCTCAAGCTTTCTCGCGCGCAGCAAACGATGGTGGCCGGGCGGCGTAATCGGAGGCATCGGGGGTGCAATCCTTGGCGGGATGCTGGGATCAATACTCATAGGCGCTGCGGCATTGGGCCTCTTCGGGATTGGCCTTGACTTTATTCTTTCTAAAAATTACCAAAACCGCGCAAAAAAGGGATTGTCCACCACGTGGTGGCGTTCGGGCGGCGGCTTTTTTGGCGGCGGATTCGGAGGGGGAGGGGGCGGATTTGGCGGATTTGGCGGCGGCATGTCAGGAGGAGGGGGTGCGTCGGGGAGATGGTAA
- the mscL gene encoding large-conductance mechanosensitive channel protein MscL, whose translation MFNEFKKFALRGNVLDMAVGIIIGAAFGTIVNSLVTDIIMPPFGVLLGKVDLANLFIVLKQGAVDTGPYMSVAQAKAAGAVTLNYGLFFNAIVSFLIVSFAVFLLVKGMNKLRKKEEAAPSEPPKPTKDQELLTEIRDILKEKK comes from the coding sequence ATGTTCAATGAATTCAAGAAATTCGCTCTGCGCGGCAATGTATTGGACATGGCGGTGGGCATCATCATCGGCGCAGCGTTTGGCACCATCGTGAACTCCCTAGTTACCGACATCATCATGCCGCCCTTTGGCGTGCTTTTGGGCAAGGTGGACTTAGCCAATTTGTTTATCGTGCTCAAGCAGGGCGCGGTCGATACAGGGCCATATATGTCCGTGGCGCAGGCAAAAGCGGCCGGTGCCGTCACGCTCAACTATGGCTTGTTTTTCAATGCCATAGTCAGTTTCCTCATCGTGTCGTTTGCGGTCTTTCTTCTCGTAAAGGGAATGAATAAATTAAGGAAGAAAGAAGAAGCAGCACCCAGCGAGCCGCCAAAACCCACCAAAGACCAGGAACTGCTCACCGAGATAAGGGATATTTTGAAGGAAAAGAAATAG
- a CDS encoding LemA family protein, producing the protein MKRSTLIILAIIVVIVLAGISMYNRLVTASQAIDGQWAQVETQYQRRFDLIPNLVESVKGIFEQEKEVFGKLADARSRYAGAATVDQKAQAAGGVESALARLLVIVENYPQLRSAENVTALMDELAGTENRVAVERGRFNEKVKDYNTMILRFPANLFARIFGFNQRAYFESAAGADQAPQVEF; encoded by the coding sequence ATGAAACGCTCTACCCTCATCATCCTCGCCATCATCGTTGTCATCGTTCTCGCGGGAATTTCCATGTATAATCGGCTCGTCACCGCCAGCCAGGCCATTGATGGCCAATGGGCACAAGTGGAAACCCAGTACCAGAGGCGGTTTGACCTGATCCCCAACCTCGTAGAATCGGTAAAGGGAATTTTTGAACAAGAGAAAGAAGTATTTGGAAAACTGGCTGACGCGCGCTCCCGTTATGCGGGCGCCGCGACTGTTGACCAAAAAGCCCAAGCTGCCGGAGGGGTAGAGTCTGCCCTTGCGCGGCTCTTGGTAATCGTGGAGAACTACCCACAGTTGCGCTCCGCGGAAAACGTAACTGCCCTCATGGACGAGCTTGCCGGCACGGAAAACCGCGTCGCGGTTGAACGCGGACGCTTCAATGAAAAAGTGAAGGATTACAATACCATGATCCTGCGTTTCCCCGCCAATCTTTTCGCGCGCATCTTTGGATTCAACCAACGAGCGTACTTCGAATCAGCCGCAGGAGCAGACCAAGCGCCGCAAGTTGAATTTTAA
- the bcp gene encoding thioredoxin-dependent thiol peroxidase: MIIQEKQLAPDFSLSDQGGHIHALVDYRGKWVLLYFYPKDDTPGCTTEACGMRDHFPDFTKLSATVLGVSVDSVESHLKFADKYHLTFPLLSDENKDVVMRYGVWREKVTMGKKSIGTKRTSFLIDPEGRVAKIYENVKPELHAQEVLKNLNELQAA, from the coding sequence ATGATTATTCAGGAAAAACAACTCGCACCAGATTTCAGTCTTTCTGATCAAGGTGGCCATATACATGCGCTTGTGGACTACCGCGGGAAATGGGTATTGTTGTATTTTTACCCGAAAGACGACACGCCGGGATGCACGACCGAAGCATGCGGCATGCGCGATCACTTTCCGGATTTTACCAAATTGAGCGCTACCGTATTAGGGGTCAGCGTGGATTCCGTAGAAAGTCACCTGAAGTTTGCGGATAAATATCATCTCACCTTTCCGCTGCTATCGGATGAAAATAAGGACGTGGTTATGCGTTATGGCGTATGGAGAGAAAAAGTAACAATGGGTAAAAAGTCCATCGGCACAAAGCGCACTTCATTCCTAATAGACCCCGAAGGCAGAGTCGCCAAAATCTACGAGAATGTAAAACCAGAATTGCACGCGCAGGAAGTACTAAAAAATTTGAACGAACTACAAGCAGCTTAA